In the Flavisolibacter tropicus genome, one interval contains:
- a CDS encoding YegP family protein: protein MNNPKFQIFKSNTNNQYYYNLKAANGEKVLSSEGYTTKQACINGIASVKVNAPYDSRYERKNGYSNYTFNLKSANGEIIGRSENYTSESGRENGIAVVKRDAPLAPVEDLSLTGTYS from the coding sequence GTGAATAATCCCAAGTTTCAAATATTTAAAAGCAATACGAATAATCAGTACTACTATAACCTAAAAGCCGCAAATGGTGAAAAGGTCTTAAGTAGCGAAGGCTATACCACAAAACAAGCTTGTATCAATGGCATTGCATCAGTAAAGGTCAATGCCCCTTACGACAGCCGCTATGAACGCAAGAATGGCTACTCCAATTACACTTTTAATTTGAAAAGTGCTAATGGTGAGATCATCGGCCGCAGCGAAAATTATACGAGTGAATCTGGTAGAGAAAATGGTATTGCAGTTGTAAAACGTGATGCACCTCTAGCACCGGTTGAAGATCTATCACTCACGGGTACATATTCTTAA
- a CDS encoding multidrug transporter has translation MSKGKSSRSSYRSAVTGRYVKPSYAKSHPNTTVKETNKPNSSTKKKS, from the coding sequence ATGTCCAAAGGAAAATCATCAAGGAGTAGTTATCGTAGCGCAGTAACTGGCCGCTATGTAAAACCGTCCTATGCCAAATCACATCCAAATACGACGGTTAAGGAAACAAACAAGCCTAACTCTTCTACTAAAAAGAAAAGTTAG
- a CDS encoding XRE family transcriptional regulator, translating to MTVGLSERIKAARLRAGLSMEDLAKLLNLSKQSVYKFEKDQLTPNPEVLHNIALYLNIPINELFSKEKRLEQVSFRSGVEEAMIKLSSIEDEVIEEMELTTELEALTKDTIVFDNPLKHWQIKDLSDVERAAAEVRLQWQLGFAPISNIVGVLENKGICVVEKNSQYDYEGFSAFYQGKPIIVLNTKTQEITRKRFTALHELGHILLGSIVVESLKDNIEQICDTFAGALLLPEQVLKQFWKGRTKFLMQDFISLKETFGISIQAIWRRAVHLKLLSWESLHKWKEAYQAQPNYGNYMGSESPRRLELLMLKCLANGKITYDQGIEKVKGLKNNLDKTLLVNLKYSLSI from the coding sequence ATGACCGTAGGACTTTCTGAAAGAATAAAAGCAGCCAGACTGAGGGCCGGTTTATCTATGGAGGATTTGGCCAAATTGCTCAACCTTTCCAAACAGAGCGTCTACAAATTTGAAAAAGACCAGCTTACACCGAATCCTGAGGTATTACACAATATAGCCTTATACTTAAATATTCCGATTAACGAGTTGTTTTCAAAAGAAAAACGGCTCGAGCAGGTATCGTTTCGCTCCGGAGTGGAAGAAGCCATGATTAAGCTTTCTAGTATTGAAGATGAAGTTATAGAAGAAATGGAGCTTACGACAGAGTTGGAAGCACTAACTAAGGATACAATTGTTTTTGACAATCCGCTTAAGCATTGGCAGATTAAGGATCTTTCCGATGTAGAAAGAGCGGCTGCAGAAGTCCGATTGCAATGGCAATTAGGCTTTGCTCCTATTTCAAACATTGTAGGGGTTTTGGAGAACAAAGGCATTTGCGTGGTAGAAAAGAACAGCCAGTACGACTATGAAGGTTTTTCCGCTTTTTACCAGGGCAAACCCATTATTGTTTTAAACACCAAAACTCAGGAGATTACTCGTAAGCGCTTTACGGCCCTTCATGAATTGGGTCACATCCTTTTGGGCTCTATTGTCGTTGAATCATTGAAAGACAATATTGAGCAAATCTGTGACACTTTCGCAGGTGCCCTTCTTTTACCGGAACAGGTATTGAAGCAATTTTGGAAAGGCCGTACCAAGTTTTTGATGCAGGACTTTATTTCCCTTAAAGAAACCTTTGGCATTTCCATACAGGCTATCTGGCGAAGAGCCGTGCATTTGAAGCTGCTTTCCTGGGAAAGTTTGCATAAATGGAAAGAGGCTTATCAAGCTCAACCTAATTATGGAAATTACATGGGCAGCGAAAGTCCGAGGCGCCTTGAGTTACTTATGCTAAAATGCCTGGCCAACGGTAAAATAACATATGATCAAGGAATTGAAAAAGTAAAAGGGCTGAAGAATAACTTAGATAAAACGCTATTAGTAAACTTAAAATATAGCTTATCGATATAA